From the genome of Flavobacterium ovatum, one region includes:
- a CDS encoding DUF5107 domain-containing protein has product MQLRKLITLCFCASLGSISAQVKMTEEAWELPTYKVAPGEKAPIFFANESFQGARRVIYPYALNDVISHTKELHKWKLLKLENEFIEMGITPEIGGKIYYATDKTNNYNFIYKNNEVKPANIGMTGAWVSGGIEWCVLHHHRASTMLPMDYSMAENEDGSKTIFIGETEPRHRMRWTAAVTLKPGKSYFEAELTIYNPTPYTNSFLNWANVATSTNENYQTIFPTSVQLATFHAKNQFTRWPISTEIFRDQDFTKGVDVSWWKNVKENASFFSWDLKEDFMGGYDHGKQSGTIHVGDHNIIKGAKLWEWGSGTVGQATEARLTETSGPYVEIMVGAFSDNQPDYTWIRPYETKTWKQYWYPVRDIEGFKNANIDAAVNLEQRGENKFLLGYYSTQKLDKARIILKNGNKIILQKDVQISPAKSFKEFITIKDLNKFTDLSTELIDLATNQTIISYQPKELKPIEKLPTPVDRPTSPEDMTSVEELFLAGNRMEQFYKSPSEYYNEVLKRDPSDTRTHTAIGHQLLKDGDYNAARKHFSIAIKRLTNDYTRPSTGEALYLQGVTLKGLGLYEEAIDTLYRATWDYGYHSAGYFELAQISCLKGDFKKALYEIGESLSTNTKNNQAFALKASIQRKLKDYKGAQATVDLILKSDPLNFRLANESYLIAKESGQSDAATKELKLLTTKLRDFNENYLELAIGYLNEGMLVEAQDVLVRFKGKNPIVNYYLGFIEDSLGEKAKAKKYFSLAQSLSESGIFPFRLETIKIINKALEYNPSDGKAYYYLGNILYNKQPDLAIANWEKAIKYEPKLAMAYRNLGWGYYRHLNNLDKAIIYYEKAIALDKTDAIVYAELDKLYELNNSAIDKRLKIFDGNSAVVRQRDDAFISQITVLTLAGKPELSVEYLKGKEFSFREGNSMVREVIIDAQLTLGMQFFDKKEYKKALEHFLLAQVPEEEAGSARSGNRNLQINYEIGLAYEALQDKTNTEKYFKLATLLDKPDVRKKSALRGFMNYYQGLSFLKLGDKKKATEIFNSLVETGNKQLDPNAVDDSNYFQIFGEREKENVKKSISYTIRGLGYRGLGKSTLAKEDLQKAVELLASNLWAKIELEKL; this is encoded by the coding sequence ATGCAGTTACGTAAACTTATCACATTGTGTTTTTGTGCTTCTTTAGGATCTATTAGTGCACAAGTAAAAATGACAGAAGAAGCATGGGAACTCCCCACATATAAGGTAGCGCCCGGGGAAAAAGCCCCGATTTTCTTTGCAAATGAAAGCTTTCAGGGTGCTCGCAGGGTTATTTATCCTTATGCTCTAAATGATGTTATTTCACATACTAAAGAGCTTCATAAATGGAAGCTTTTGAAGCTTGAAAATGAGTTTATTGAAATGGGTATTACACCAGAAATAGGAGGCAAAATCTATTATGCTACCGATAAAACTAATAATTACAATTTTATATATAAAAATAACGAAGTCAAACCCGCAAATATTGGAATGACGGGTGCTTGGGTATCAGGTGGAATAGAATGGTGTGTATTGCATCATCATCGTGCTTCAACAATGCTCCCTATGGATTATTCTATGGCAGAAAATGAAGATGGTAGCAAAACCATTTTTATTGGAGAAACAGAACCGAGGCACCGAATGAGATGGACGGCTGCTGTAACTCTGAAACCTGGAAAGTCCTATTTTGAAGCGGAACTAACAATATACAATCCGACGCCTTATACCAATAGTTTTTTAAACTGGGCAAATGTAGCTACTAGCACCAATGAAAATTATCAGACTATTTTTCCGACAAGTGTACAATTGGCTACCTTTCACGCCAAAAATCAATTTACACGATGGCCAATTTCTACAGAAATCTTTAGAGACCAAGATTTTACCAAAGGAGTAGATGTGAGCTGGTGGAAAAACGTAAAAGAAAACGCTTCCTTTTTTTCTTGGGATTTAAAGGAAGATTTTATGGGGGGGTACGACCATGGAAAACAGAGTGGAACCATACATGTGGGCGATCATAATATTATTAAAGGAGCCAAACTTTGGGAATGGGGTTCTGGTACTGTGGGGCAAGCTACAGAAGCTAGACTTACAGAAACCAGTGGCCCTTATGTAGAAATTATGGTAGGTGCTTTTTCTGATAATCAACCAGATTATACTTGGATAAGACCATATGAAACTAAAACTTGGAAACAATATTGGTATCCCGTGAGAGATATTGAGGGTTTTAAAAATGCAAATATAGATGCTGCAGTAAACCTAGAGCAAAGAGGCGAAAATAAATTTTTATTAGGGTATTATTCTACCCAAAAACTAGATAAAGCGCGAATTATTTTAAAAAACGGGAATAAAATTATCCTTCAAAAAGACGTGCAAATTTCGCCAGCAAAATCATTCAAGGAATTTATCACCATTAAAGACTTAAATAAGTTTACAGATCTTTCAACTGAATTGATTGATTTAGCAACTAATCAAACCATTATTAGCTATCAACCAAAAGAGTTAAAACCTATCGAAAAACTTCCAACACCAGTGGATAGACCCACTTCTCCAGAAGATATGACCTCGGTAGAAGAACTTTTTTTGGCAGGAAACCGCATGGAGCAATTTTATAAATCGCCGAGCGAATATTATAATGAAGTTCTAAAACGGGATCCATCTGATACTAGAACACATACCGCAATTGGTCATCAGTTGTTGAAAGATGGCGATTACAATGCTGCAAGAAAACATTTTTCGATAGCAATTAAACGTTTAACAAATGATTATACCAGGCCTTCCACAGGCGAAGCGCTTTATCTACAAGGTGTAACTTTAAAAGGATTGGGACTTTATGAAGAAGCCATTGATACCCTTTATCGTGCAACTTGGGACTACGGCTATCATTCTGCGGGTTATTTTGAGTTGGCGCAAATATCTTGTTTAAAAGGCGATTTCAAAAAAGCCTTGTACGAAATAGGGGAGTCGCTTTCAACAAATACGAAGAACAACCAAGCATTTGCCCTAAAAGCATCCATTCAAAGGAAGTTGAAAGACTACAAAGGAGCACAGGCAACTGTAGATTTGATTTTAAAATCAGACCCACTTAATTTTAGACTAGCAAATGAATCCTATCTAATTGCAAAAGAATCAGGTCAATCTGATGCCGCAACAAAGGAATTAAAATTACTTACAACAAAGTTGAGAGACTTTAATGAAAATTATCTAGAGTTAGCCATTGGTTATCTTAATGAGGGTATGTTGGTGGAAGCGCAAGATGTTTTAGTTCGATTTAAGGGCAAAAATCCAATTGTAAACTATTATTTAGGGTTTATAGAAGATTCGCTTGGCGAAAAAGCGAAAGCTAAAAAATATTTTAGCCTCGCACAATCTTTATCAGAATCTGGTATATTTCCATTTCGACTTGAAACGATAAAAATAATAAACAAAGCTTTGGAGTACAATCCCTCTGATGGTAAAGCCTACTATTACTTAGGAAATATTTTATATAATAAACAGCCGGATTTGGCTATTGCCAATTGGGAAAAAGCCATCAAATATGAGCCTAAATTGGCAATGGCATACCGTAATTTAGGCTGGGGTTATTATCGCCATTTAAATAACTTAGACAAGGCTATTATTTATTATGAAAAAGCCATAGCACTGGATAAAACTGATGCAATTGTTTATGCAGAACTCGATAAATTATATGAATTAAACAATTCAGCTATTGACAAAAGGTTAAAAATATTTGATGGTAATAGTGCCGTTGTTAGACAACGTGATGATGCATTTATAAGCCAAATTACAGTACTTACTTTAGCAGGCAAACCCGAACTTTCGGTAGAATATTTAAAGGGAAAAGAATTTAGTTTTAGAGAGGGTAACTCAATGGTTAGAGAAGTGATTATTGATGCACAACTTACTTTAGGAATGCAATTTTTCGATAAAAAGGAATACAAAAAAGCATTAGAACATTTTTTATTGGCACAAGTTCCTGAAGAAGAAGCAGGTAGCGCTAGGTCAGGCAATAGAAATTTGCAAATTAATTACGAAATTGGATTAGCGTATGAGGCATTGCAGGATAAAACTAATACTGAAAAATATTTTAAATTAGCCACATTATTAGATAAACCCGATGTTAGGAAAAAAAGTGCCTTAAGAGGGTTTATGAACTATTATCAAGGACTCAGCTTTCTAAAACTGGGTGATAAAAAGAAAGCAACTGAAATATTCAATAGTTTGGTTGAAACTGGAAATAAACAACTAGATCCAAACGCGGTAGATGATTCCAACTACTTTCAGATTTTTGGAGAACGCGAAAAAGAGAACGTAAAAAAATCTATTTCTTACACCATTAGAGGACTAGGTTATCGAGGACTAGGCAAATCTACTCTAGCGAAAGAGGATTTACAAAAAGCGGTTGAATTATTGGCTAGTAATTTATGGGCAAAAATAGAACTTGAAAAGCTGTAG
- the bglX gene encoding beta-glucosidase BglX encodes MQLRKQLKTYGLIALTLLIVGCKSTKTDTPTSSITFLDPQIEAILKKLTIEEKAGQLNLIPMPDAPSEQHLKQIREGKIGSILKSNGTAQNLRLQKIAVEESKSGIPILFQEDVIHGYKTIAPIPLAEAASWDMEAIRKSAAVAAREASAAGIHLTYAPMVDVARDPRWGRILETAGEDPYLSSKASFARVKGFQESGQHSFQNVLGCVKHFAGYGASLAGRDYNIQDFSERELRETYLPSFQAAIDAGVASLMCAYSAYDGVPLTANTFLMQDVLRGEMGYKGLVMTDWATIKNLVSTGIAENDSIATIMAFNSGIDMDMSSYKYVALIPKLVKEGKITINQVDNAVRQVLMLKKKAGLFDNPYAYFDAEREKNELLSAQNKAETKDIALKSMVLLKNENVLPISNAIKKIAIIGPLAKAKRDLLGWWECKGNADDVTSIYDGLKAEFGDKIEFTYAQGCEIDSFKVAGEKFIPEAIETAKKADMVIMVLGEEFWMSGEGGGTASLHLPSAQEKLIAEIAKTNKPIVSVIVSGRPYVLTQIAQNSDAVLQAWMPGTMGGEAVAEILSGKFNPSGKLPVTFPFHEGQVPIFYNYRKTSHSFESGPKNNRYSTTHRDVQNKPLYLFGFGLSYTTYHYSDIELSSATMTKNGSLEATIKVTNTGKIAGREIVQLYLHDEVCSVTRPLKELKDFTILNLEPGQTKTATFNITPDKLEFIGIDYKKTIEPGKFTLFIGRNSDDLNKIGFEVVN; translated from the coding sequence ATGCAACTAAGAAAACAACTAAAAACCTACGGATTAATTGCACTAACCCTTTTGATTGTTGGTTGTAAATCAACTAAAACAGATACTCCTACGTCATCCATAACTTTCTTAGACCCACAAATTGAAGCTATCCTTAAAAAGCTAACCATTGAAGAAAAAGCAGGACAACTTAATTTGATTCCGATGCCTGACGCTCCCTCCGAACAGCATCTTAAACAAATTCGAGAAGGAAAAATTGGAAGCATTTTAAAATCAAACGGAACCGCACAAAACTTACGTTTACAAAAAATAGCAGTCGAAGAATCCAAAAGTGGAATTCCGATTCTGTTTCAAGAAGATGTGATTCACGGTTACAAAACCATCGCTCCTATTCCATTGGCCGAAGCCGCAAGTTGGGACATGGAAGCCATCCGGAAATCGGCAGCGGTTGCGGCACGTGAAGCTTCGGCAGCTGGAATTCACCTCACCTATGCACCAATGGTAGATGTAGCCAGAGATCCACGCTGGGGACGCATACTCGAAACTGCGGGTGAAGACCCTTATTTGAGTAGCAAAGCCTCCTTTGCAAGAGTAAAAGGTTTTCAAGAATCAGGTCAGCATTCGTTTCAAAATGTACTGGGTTGCGTGAAGCATTTTGCCGGTTATGGTGCTTCGTTGGCAGGACGTGATTATAATATTCAAGATTTTTCGGAAAGAGAATTACGGGAGACCTATTTACCTTCTTTTCAAGCGGCGATTGATGCAGGTGTGGCGAGTTTGATGTGTGCCTATAGTGCCTATGATGGTGTTCCTTTAACTGCCAATACGTTCTTGATGCAAGATGTTTTGCGTGGCGAAATGGGTTACAAAGGTTTGGTCATGACCGATTGGGCGACCATAAAGAATTTAGTAAGCACAGGAATCGCTGAAAATGATTCGATAGCAACAATTATGGCATTTAATAGTGGTATTGATATGGACATGAGTTCGTATAAATATGTCGCTTTGATTCCGAAACTGGTCAAGGAAGGCAAAATCACTATAAATCAAGTAGATAATGCAGTACGTCAGGTTTTGATGCTCAAGAAAAAAGCAGGATTATTTGATAATCCTTATGCCTATTTTGATGCAGAAAGAGAGAAAAACGAACTATTATCGGCACAAAACAAAGCGGAAACCAAAGATATTGCTTTAAAAAGTATGGTTTTGTTGAAAAACGAAAATGTATTGCCAATTTCAAATGCTATCAAAAAAATAGCAATCATCGGCCCTTTAGCGAAAGCGAAAAGAGACCTACTAGGTTGGTGGGAATGCAAAGGGAATGCAGATGATGTAACTTCTATTTACGATGGTTTGAAAGCCGAATTTGGGGATAAAATCGAATTTACATACGCCCAAGGGTGTGAGATTGATAGTTTCAAGGTAGCGGGAGAAAAATTTATTCCCGAAGCCATAGAAACGGCTAAAAAAGCCGATATGGTAATTATGGTCTTAGGCGAAGAATTCTGGATGAGTGGCGAAGGTGGTGGAACCGCTTCGTTGCATTTGCCTAGTGCACAAGAAAAACTAATTGCAGAAATTGCCAAAACCAACAAACCAATTGTATCGGTAATCGTATCGGGACGTCCGTATGTACTGACGCAAATTGCGCAAAATTCGGATGCTGTATTACAAGCGTGGATGCCAGGAACGATGGGCGGTGAAGCTGTTGCCGAAATTTTATCGGGAAAATTTAATCCTTCGGGTAAATTGCCTGTGACTTTTCCGTTTCACGAAGGACAAGTGCCTATTTTTTATAATTATCGAAAAACAAGCCACTCCTTCGAATCAGGACCAAAAAATAACCGCTACTCTACTACACACCGTGATGTGCAAAACAAACCGCTGTACCTATTTGGTTTCGGACTCAGCTATACCACCTACCACTATTCGGATATTGAATTGAGCAGTGCAACAATGACTAAAAACGGCAGCCTGGAAGCGACTATCAAAGTGACTAACACTGGCAAAATTGCAGGTCGCGAGATTGTGCAGCTGTACCTACATGATGAAGTTTGTTCTGTAACCAGACCTTTAAAAGAACTAAAGGATTTCACGATTTTGAACTTAGAGCCTGGCCAAACCAAAACGGCTACTTTCAACATCACTCCCGATAAACTAGAATTCATAGGAATCGATTATAAAAAAACCATCGAACCCGGAAAGTTTACCCTTTTTATCGGTCGCAACTCTGATGATTTGAATAAAATTGGGTTTGAAGTAGTGAATTAA
- a CDS encoding AbrB/MazE/SpoVT family DNA-binding domain-containing protein, which yields METAIIKIGNSKGLRLSKTILEKYNIKDKVEIILEMGRIIIKPIETPRQNWEAAFEKMSREGDDKMLIDDVFNDENFEEWN from the coding sequence ATGGAAACTGCAATAATCAAAATTGGAAATTCAAAAGGTTTACGTTTAAGTAAGACCATTTTAGAAAAATACAATATTAAAGACAAAGTAGAAATCATCCTTGAGATGGGACGTATTATCATAAAGCCAATCGAAACACCACGACAGAACTGGGAAGCTGCATTTGAAAAAATGAGCAGAGAAGGTGATGATAAAATGTTAATAGACGATGTTTTTAATGATGAAAACTTCGAAGAATGGAATTAA
- a CDS encoding sulfatase, whose translation MNLKKHKLTTVLALSLGLFATVVTAQTKPNIVLIVSDDAGYSDFGFQGSKIMKTPYLDELAKQGVKFEQAYVTAAVCGPSRAGLLTGKYQERFGFEENNVPGYMVKSCLSDDDMGLPLDQKTMGNYMKELGYKTAVFGKWHMGSKDEFHPMNRGFDTFVGFRGGARSYYKYDPDDSEVKTENRLERGFGNFQESDEYMTDVLADASINFIKENKNNPFFVYLAFNAVHAPLQSDKKDLVNFPNLTGKRKELAAMTLSLDRACGRVFETLKKLGLDKNTIVIFTNDNGGPTDSTTADNLPLSGMKATLLEGGIRVPFIMRWPGVLPANTVYKKPICTFDLLPTFYKMGGGNIAALKDIDGVDLLPHILGKKTNLPHQELYWKGEVGSAMRDGNWKLLRFPDRPAELFDVDKDAGELNNLADQNPERVKAMYKKIFAWEQTLERPLWMLRRKYEGDAIKRMDVYWNRK comes from the coding sequence ATGAACTTAAAAAAACACAAGTTAACTACCGTATTGGCCCTTTCGTTAGGTCTTTTTGCTACTGTAGTTACTGCACAAACCAAACCAAATATTGTCTTGATCGTATCTGATGATGCAGGTTATTCTGATTTTGGTTTTCAAGGGAGCAAAATAATGAAAACGCCTTATTTGGATGAATTGGCCAAACAAGGAGTCAAATTTGAACAAGCGTACGTAACGGCAGCAGTTTGTGGCCCATCACGTGCAGGATTGTTGACAGGTAAATACCAAGAACGTTTTGGCTTTGAAGAAAATAACGTTCCCGGATATATGGTGAAATCTTGTTTGTCTGATGATGATATGGGTTTGCCATTAGACCAAAAAACAATGGGAAACTACATGAAAGAATTGGGGTACAAAACCGCTGTTTTTGGAAAATGGCATATGGGAAGCAAAGATGAATTTCATCCTATGAACCGTGGTTTTGATACTTTTGTTGGTTTTAGAGGGGGTGCTCGTAGTTATTACAAATACGATCCAGATGATAGTGAAGTAAAAACAGAAAATCGATTGGAACGTGGTTTTGGAAATTTTCAAGAATCGGATGAGTACATGACCGATGTTTTGGCTGATGCTTCTATTAATTTTATTAAAGAAAACAAGAACAATCCTTTCTTTGTGTATTTGGCTTTTAATGCCGTTCACGCACCCTTGCAATCCGATAAAAAAGATTTGGTTAATTTTCCTAATTTAACTGGAAAACGCAAAGAATTGGCTGCAATGACACTTTCGTTAGATCGTGCTTGTGGTCGTGTATTTGAAACACTTAAGAAATTAGGCTTGGATAAAAACACGATTGTTATTTTTACCAATGACAACGGTGGACCAACAGATTCGACTACGGCAGACAACTTGCCTTTGAGCGGTATGAAAGCCACTTTGCTAGAAGGCGGAATTCGAGTTCCTTTTATCATGCGTTGGCCTGGAGTTTTGCCTGCAAACACCGTGTACAAAAAACCAATTTGTACCTTTGATTTATTGCCTACTTTCTACAAAATGGGTGGCGGAAATATAGCTGCTTTAAAAGATATTGATGGAGTCGATTTACTACCTCATATTTTAGGTAAAAAGACCAATTTACCCCATCAAGAATTGTATTGGAAAGGCGAAGTCGGTTCAGCGATGCGTGACGGAAATTGGAAGTTATTGCGTTTTCCTGATCGTCCAGCAGAGTTGTTTGATGTAGATAAAGATGCAGGAGAATTAAACAACCTAGCCGATCAAAATCCAGAACGAGTTAAAGCGATGTACAAAAAAATATTTGCTTGGGAACAAACCTTAGAGCGTCCGCTCTGGATGTTGAGACGTAAGTACGAAGGTGACGCCATCAAAAGAATGGATGTTTATTGGAATAGAAAGTAA
- a CDS encoding AbiJ-NTD4 domain-containing protein: MRFTQKLGLSPIKTELEKTGMSPELRNSLWTVVIETILEFRSNERGYNNYGQREAYSKLAEYFRDLWIDFFKMPIDNLSISYGCIYGNSPFEFVRAWFYKATWGEVFDFIEFSSSYHDSFAEICNNFLKRELSAFRFVDGQLVEINSKEEVVEIQNAIRNADKFKSVKTHIQTALELLSDRKNPDYRNSIKESISAVESLAKIIIKDDKTTLGQALKEIEKKHQIPNSLKSAFSALYGYTSDEGGIRHSLLENNVNVGMEEARFMLITCSAFVNYLMNKI; encoded by the coding sequence ATGAGATTTACGCAAAAACTTGGATTAAGTCCAATTAAGACAGAGTTAGAAAAAACAGGAATGAGTCCTGAACTTAGAAACTCTCTTTGGACAGTTGTTATAGAAACTATTCTCGAATTTAGGAGCAACGAAAGAGGCTATAATAATTATGGTCAAAGAGAAGCGTATTCAAAACTAGCAGAATATTTCAGAGACTTATGGATTGATTTTTTCAAAATGCCAATAGACAATTTATCAATTAGCTATGGTTGCATCTACGGAAACAGCCCTTTCGAATTTGTTAGAGCGTGGTTCTATAAAGCAACTTGGGGGGAAGTATTTGATTTTATTGAATTTTCATCTTCGTATCATGACTCATTTGCTGAAATTTGCAATAACTTTCTTAAAAGAGAGCTTTCCGCATTTAGATTTGTAGATGGACAACTTGTTGAAATTAATTCAAAAGAGGAAGTTGTTGAAATTCAAAATGCAATTAGAAACGCTGACAAATTTAAATCTGTTAAAACACATATTCAAACCGCACTTGAACTATTATCGGACAGAAAAAATCCAGACTATAGAAACTCAATCAAGGAATCTATTTCCGCAGTTGAATCCTTAGCGAAAATTATAATTAAAGATGACAAGACAACATTGGGACAGGCATTAAAGGAAATTGAAAAAAAACATCAAATTCCTAATAGCCTTAAGTCTGCATTTAGTGCTTTGTATGGGTATACTTCAGACGAAGGCGGAATTCGACATAGCTTACTTGAAAATAATGTGAATGTTGGTATGGAGGAAGCACGATTTATGTTAATTACTTGTTCTGCGTTTGTGAACTACTTAATGAACAAAATATAA
- a CDS encoding type II toxin-antitoxin system PemK/MazF family toxin, which produces MELKQYSIVLMNLDPTVGSEIQKTRPCVIVSPDEMNKYLNTIVIAPMTSSLKEYPTRIPVTHNQQKGMIAIDQIRTVDKVRIIKLVGKLNKTEIKKTKEIIKETFVD; this is translated from the coding sequence ATGGAATTAAAACAATATTCAATCGTTTTAATGAATCTGGATCCCACAGTGGGAAGTGAAATACAAAAAACTAGACCCTGTGTAATCGTTTCTCCAGATGAAATGAACAAATACTTAAATACTATTGTAATTGCTCCAATGACTTCAAGTTTGAAAGAGTATCCCACGAGAATCCCTGTTACGCACAACCAACAAAAAGGAATGATTGCAATAGACCAAATTAGAACAGTTGATAAAGTAAGGATTATAAAGTTAGTAGGAAAGTTGAATAAAACTGAAATAAAAAAAACGAAAGAAATTATTAAAGAAACTTTTGTGGATTGA
- a CDS encoding glycoside hydrolase family 2 TIM barrel-domain containing protein, with translation MKLKIAITTGLISLAMQAQVPFVKERNHINLTDWIYTKGINFNAQKNSFDVQNWQAVKVPHTYSMDAINAIGYYRGESWYRTPVTIPQSMDGQRIFIRFEGVGQQAELYFNEKKIGEHKGGYSAFCYEITDLAQANKSNLLAVKVTNEPDFKVIPTVDKLFNLYGGIYRPVQVFSTPKTNINPNYYASSGVFVELKELQKDLATIQIRTHLSTSKPGQNSTINYTILDAKNKVVAQEKRTISSFKKDTILSENFQIKKPILWNGRQNPHRYHAEISVTSNNETDKINQSFGIKTVSANADTGFHLNNEPYRLYGVAMHQEWEQNGPALSDQQHQQDMDLVDEIGATGIRLSHYQHSELTYELADEKGILVWTEIPFVHDYSSREDGNAKQQLTELILQNYNHPSIFTWGLWNEVRAHKSKNEPCVLLVEDLKKLAHKLDPNRLTASASDRGITGNMENITDLQAWNKYFGWYGGKYGDFAKWLDEAHTQNPTIPLGISEYGSGANIKDQDETINNKPFGIHFPEIDQTHGHEITWKIIKDRPFVWGSFVWNMFDFSVAGWNRGGVANRNHKGLITYDRSTKKDAFYFYKTNWNSEPQLYIAERRNTNIHSNPTTVKIYTNQPAATLYLNGKKIATQKLTSDIRIIEFKNIELQKGNNKIEVKAGKLSDEINWILP, from the coding sequence ATGAAACTAAAAATCGCAATAACAACAGGACTTATCAGCTTGGCAATGCAAGCACAAGTACCTTTTGTAAAAGAACGCAACCACATCAACCTAACCGATTGGATTTATACCAAAGGAATCAATTTCAATGCACAAAAAAACAGTTTTGACGTACAAAACTGGCAAGCCGTAAAAGTACCACACACCTACTCCATGGATGCCATCAATGCTATTGGGTATTACCGTGGCGAATCGTGGTACCGAACTCCTGTAACCATTCCACAATCAATGGATGGGCAGCGTATTTTCATTCGATTTGAAGGCGTAGGACAACAAGCCGAATTGTATTTTAACGAAAAGAAAATTGGCGAACACAAAGGTGGTTACAGCGCTTTTTGTTATGAAATTACAGATCTTGCTCAAGCAAACAAATCCAATTTACTGGCGGTAAAAGTAACCAACGAACCCGATTTTAAAGTCATTCCAACCGTAGATAAATTGTTCAATCTCTATGGCGGAATTTACCGTCCCGTACAAGTATTCTCTACACCAAAAACAAATATAAATCCTAATTATTACGCCTCTTCGGGAGTTTTTGTCGAACTCAAAGAACTTCAAAAAGATTTGGCTACTATTCAAATTCGTACCCATTTATCGACATCCAAACCAGGACAAAATAGTACCATCAACTACACTATTTTGGATGCCAAAAACAAGGTAGTCGCACAAGAAAAACGTACGATATCTAGTTTCAAAAAAGATACTATCCTTAGCGAAAACTTTCAAATCAAAAAGCCTATTTTATGGAATGGTAGACAAAATCCACATCGCTACCATGCCGAAATTAGTGTAACCTCCAATAATGAGACCGATAAAATAAATCAATCTTTCGGAATCAAAACCGTGTCCGCAAACGCCGATACTGGCTTTCACTTAAACAACGAACCGTATCGTTTATACGGCGTGGCAATGCACCAAGAATGGGAACAAAATGGCCCTGCACTTTCAGACCAACAACACCAGCAAGACATGGACTTGGTAGACGAAATTGGCGCAACGGGTATACGTTTATCGCACTACCAACACTCTGAACTTACCTACGAATTGGCCGATGAAAAAGGAATTTTGGTGTGGACCGAAATTCCGTTTGTACACGATTACAGCAGCCGTGAAGATGGAAACGCCAAGCAGCAGTTAACCGAATTGATTCTCCAAAACTACAACCATCCCAGCATTTTTACTTGGGGATTGTGGAACGAAGTTCGTGCTCACAAAAGCAAAAACGAGCCTTGCGTGTTACTTGTTGAAGATCTCAAAAAGTTGGCTCATAAATTGGACCCAAACCGCTTAACAGCTTCTGCCAGTGACCGAGGAATCACCGGAAACATGGAAAACATCACCGACCTACAGGCTTGGAACAAGTATTTTGGTTGGTACGGTGGCAAGTATGGCGATTTTGCAAAATGGCTCGACGAAGCGCATACCCAAAACCCAACCATTCCCCTAGGTATTAGTGAATATGGATCTGGCGCAAACATCAAAGATCAGGACGAAACCATAAACAACAAACCATTCGGAATCCATTTTCCTGAAATAGACCAAACCCACGGTCACGAAATCACTTGGAAAATCATCAAAGACCGCCCTTTTGTTTGGGGATCATTTGTCTGGAATATGTTCGACTTTTCGGTAGCGGGTTGGAACCGTGGCGGCGTTGCCAATCGCAACCACAAAGGCCTAATCACCTATGACCGCAGCACAAAAAAGGACGCCTTTTATTTCTACAAAACCAATTGGAACAGCGAACCACAGCTCTACATTGCCGAACGCAGAAATACCAACATCCATAGCAATCCTACCACTGTAAAAATCTATACCAATCAACCAGCAGCGACGCTTTACCTAAACGGTAAAAAAATCGCAACGCAAAAACTGACATCGGATATTCGAATCATCGAATTCAAAAATATAGAACTCCAAAAAGGAAACAACAAAATAGAAGTCAAAGCCGGAAAATTATCCGACGAAATCAATTGGATTTTACCTTAA